The DNA sequence GTTCTGGACTATCTCCGTAAACCATAGCCCAGCCTTCTTATAAGCATGATAGACTAATTCATCACTCCCGCAAACATAGGGAAGCAGAAGTAAGGGTCCAATCTAGCACGATACTCATGTCTCTCCTTCTGTTCTTTGATAGTCTGGTAGCTAACCTAGAAGAGCAGTCGTCCCTATTCAGTATGTGGTTTCGGGAGGACCTATCAGGCAAATGCCTCACAGCTGATGGCATATAGGCCACAGACGTTTCTGCAAATTTGCACAACAAAGTCACCAAAAGTGAGCAACCCCCATACCAGGTTTGAGCCTCAGTAGACATCTTAATAAAGGCGCAATCGGAAGCATATGCAGCAAAGGTCTTGCGAGAGCTacatcaaagtcaaaaaatCGAAGGAAGAGCATCCGGTTAGTGAATCCTGCATGCATGCGTCACCGTGGGAGGGTGGGTGGTGAGTGGATATCATGGAATACTAGCACTAACTTCGAGCTTAGGGAGGCAGGCAGTTTATCATGCTCTACAGAAGGGGGCCGATGAAAGCACATTAGAGAGAATGGTGGTTCTGGATGATCACATTCTTCAGCTGCAGGAACAGCTTACTGACCTCAAAGGCTATGTTAAAAGGGCGCGAGCTGAGCTGGCAACTCTGCGTGCGACTCCCTTGGCTTTTGACCTCCAAAAGAGCATCAACCAACTTCaagtggaaaaggagactACATTCGCGATTCTAACTCAAGCCCGGGGCACCAGCGCGAGAgaggtggatgaggaaggcAGAACCATCACCAAAAGAGTATGGGAACGCTGGCAGAAGCGTGTTAATTTACGGAGGAAGGTATGTCGCGATttgtggagaagatgtctaGAGATGGTGGATAAGGATGTGACTCGAGAAGAGCTctgggtatatatatctctcgTCGCCATAATTGAGACTGCTCACGGTAATGAACAGGAATTCCTGGGGCTAGAAGGGCCGTTGATCCTCACTTGATTACAACATTTGTATACATAGGTGAAGGGGCAAGCTAAAATATTGATGGGCCTTCACCACCTCTCGTCAGTTCCCTTTCCAGTGTACGGTGTTTAACGTACCATCTCATACAGATTTCCATTGCTAATGTGGATACTTAGTCTACTATAAAGGATGCACCGAGTGCCCACATAGATGTGGGGAAATGTTGTGTGATCGACCAATTCCTCCGCCTGAAAGAGCCTTGGGGTGATTCGATGAAATGATGGAGGAGCAAGTGGAATCAAATTGAGACACGGCCTTTAAAGAAAACTACGGTGTATGCTCCACCCAAGCATCGTCAGAGGTAATGACATTGCGATATGAGGACCATCCTATCACTTTCGAAGTGTGATCGTGTAATATTTTACCACAGTCCTAACGGCAACCCCATGGGTTTCTCGTATATTGTCTCTAGTGCCATGTGCCTTAATCTTATCAAgtgggagaaaggaggaagagaagaaatgggcCTATTGATCTGACTCTAGAGTGGAGGTGAGGAACTACATATTGTGTGGGTGTATAGGGATTGTTTTTGATGTAGCCTTCATTCATTTCAGCTATTCTTCTGGTTGATAATATATAAAGTAGATATCACTTACTCGGAGGCAGTTTGACTTTGAAAATTACATAATTGTTGACCGTGGTACGCAATGAGGTTGTCATATTGGTACAGTTGGCTGTGCGACGGTACATACCTAGCAAGAAATACGCATACAGAAGACAGCATTTCCACGAGTATTACGCTTATATAAGATAAAAGAAGTAGATCCTCAATGTTTTGAGaaattgtttctttttttcttttccccctttaaGAGAAAATACCCAgagatttctttcttctcctttttccctccATCTAAATGCTAAGGAAATGTTGACTTCCGGTAAGTCGTGGTCCAGGTTTACCTAAATTGTTCGGGTTGGCTGCCTCGGAATCAAGGTGTCGACGAGCTAATTGTATGAAAGTCGCAAACTCAACTAGGTTGACCAACGTTCAATATACCGTTTCCACACCagtctctctttttttcactttttcttttcctgtctAAATTATTTCTGCTTTCCTCGCcaatttattttattttctgctGTTATCAATCTTGACCGCCCTCAAGAATCCCTTTCTCATTtaactactccgtacgtactttctttcttagtACTCATTATTATCTCCACCCCGCCCGATAGTAAACCCCTCCGGATTTTGTGGGCTCCCAGTCAGTAGTccgccttctctttctctccggCCATGCAAGTGTCGGCCTCTCGCAATactccttctcaacctccaccTTCCCACACACCCCGTGCCCATAATCGCCTTTCAGGCGACATGAAAAACCGTGCTCCACTTCCGGTTCCCTCTGGGACTATCCAGAACGGCCATTCCCGCAATCTTTCAGGCTTTGACATGGCTGCCCGTAGCCCTCCTAATCAAAGCAGTAAGACTCTCTGCTCCGTACCTATTGAGCTACAAAGAAGGCCAACGACACTCCTCATGTGGATCCTATCAGCTGCGAAGCGAAGCCAGTGCTGACCTACATATGACGGACAACAGATACTAAGCACGTCCCCTGCAAATTCTTTCGTCAAGGAGCTTGTCAGGCGGGACCTGCCTGTCCTTTCTTACATTCTACCGATGCTGCGATTGACTATGCGCCGTGTAAATACTTCACGAAGGTATGGATTCCCAGAAAACACTTCGACTTTTTCATGCCTGGGGTTgccctttccccatctttTTGGTCACTGGAGAATAGATATGGCTGATCACATGTGCCATGGGTCCTAGGGCAACTGCAAGTTTGGAGCCAAGTGCGCGCTGGCGCATATTCTCCCTGATGGCCGACGGGTTAATCGACCCAACCCTGGTGTAGGAATGGGCGGTAGTCACCTCAATCTAGGTGGCAGGGTTAATCCCCAAGCGTATGTGAATCAAGATTCAGCTTTGACGAATTCTGTCCTTTCGCAACAGCGAATGAACGGTCAAGAGCCCCGATATGGCCCTCAAGTTCATTCGCAAGAGGAATATGCTACCACACACTCTCCACAACAACCATATGACGCCATTCCCACCATCGACGCGGGCTTGGCTTCAGACGCCGGGTCTAAGTACGGTTCTCCGATTGATGACATGCGATTTCCCATGTCTCCAAATCACCGTCATTTAACCGCACTTGACGCACCCCTCCCTGCCTCCTTTGATAGCCAAGGAATATCGCACGCCGCTCGTTATGGGCCAGTAGCCGCTTCTATGCCATCGAAATTCGGACTGAAACTATCCCCGCCCGCCCAAAGGATTGGCGCCCCCTCCGATGCGCTCCGAAGTCTCCGCGATACCGCATATGGATCGGATTTAAGGAAGCCACCTTCTTTCATGGGCTCTTCCCCTCCTGGGATTCCTGAGGATGGCCCGGGACCTCGATTTTTGCATTCACAGCGTTCGGTGAAACCACGAATGCTCTCTGCGAGTGTTCCGCGGCTTACCGCCTTAGATGATTGGGATGACAGCAATTTCCCGATGGAGGAGGACTACCTGCCTATCAATTTGCACGACGATGTGCTGACGCCGCAGGAGCGGCTGCGACGTCTTTCACGCACAGATTATGAACCTAGTTCAAGTCATCGTGATCTCAGTGGGCTTGGTATGACTGGTACCAGTCTTTCAAAAGTCGGTTCGCCTCTGGCGTCCAGCCCATCCAGATTTGGTGCCCTTTTTGCGAAACAgcgacagaagaaggaggaggatgcaCATGGCACCTCACTACCACAAGTCGGATCTCCTCTCCGTGAGTCTTCGTTAAACTTTGGCGCAAGTCCCAGCCTTGGCCCCATCGGAAGCCGGCAGACGTCGGGTGACGTCTCGCCCTTTGTCTCTACTCCTTCTCGACAGCAGTCAACGTCCATGATATCGCAACAACTCAGCAGTATGTCACTTCACCCTGGACCTGCCCGTCATTCTTCATCAGTGGGAGCTAGTGGCCGTCTCGACCGTACTGTCTCGTCGCCTGTCAGTACCAGCAGAATCGATGAGGAGCAAGGAGACTTGGTTTtctccatggaagaagaagagaacaacAAACGGAATTGTACCTCCTGGAGTACCAGTAAAGCTGAGTCCCACGATGACGATTCTACACCGACGAGTAGCTCAGGCTTTCAGTCCTGATATCCTTTTAGGAAAGCGCAAAACCAGGATATGATAGGCACCCATTCTGACACCAATTTATTAGACCTCAAAATCTTTCATCAGGGTAAACAAAAGCCACGCTACATGACGGGAAACATGAGGAAAGCAGCTTTATAATTTGGCACCAGTCCACGATCTCGTTCATGGGGTTTTATTGAAGAGCCTATCAAATGCCTGGCTTTAGCCACATTTTGGTAGGTATTTTGCATAGAACGACTAAACTAAGCGATCTCCGAGAATCTCTGTACAACCTTCTTTCGTCTTGCATATTTTTGGCTTAGACCAGGTTTGGGATAATTCAGCGGTGTGGTCGGAGTTTCAGAGAATTGGAAAGGCTCAATATTCTGCTGATGGCTGTGATCGTGTTTATTTTATTCGTCGTATCTTCCAGTCCTTCGGCATTTCACACATTTCACGATATGGCATTTGAAGGCAGAGAAgtaagagagaagagagtgaatGTTCTTCTCTGATTGCTAAATACATGTCTAtctcgctttctcttttttgtcccCTCATTCTCTAAagatcttttctttgcaaGGTCTCTCTCACCTCATGTAACTGCTCAGTTTTACGAGTCAATGATGTGTTTTGTGCCTTCTTAAATGTGATTATGGTTGTCGAAGAACAGTGTACGTATTTTATAGGATTTATGCCTTGAAGATATTCACAAAATTACCTACATCACTTTGTCTATACAGTGCATAATTGGAAATGTTCGATAAAGACATCTACGTGAAACTCTATTATCACAACCTTCCAAGATAATGCAAAGCTTCAGTCACGCTACGTGCATGAAGGTGGATACCGAATCAGCTACCTACACAATGGTCATGTCCCgcacaaagaaaaaaggaaaaggaaaagaataagaacaAGAGTTTAAAATCAACAAAGGCTTGCATTGTGTTGGGTAACTAAGCGAAAACAACAACTGATAGATTGGATTGACAACTTCTATTCCCCTTCCTGTTTAGTAAAACCCAGGGTCATATCTCATCCATGCACATGATATTTTCTTTAAGGGGGACAAAGGTCGCACTCCTCGACTGCGCCTGAATTTGCCTCGTCTTCTCCTTATTAATACGGTCGGCAAGGACCTTTTGCTCAAGAGCACTGGAATTTGCTTTCCTGGCCTTTTCTGCTTGGTCATGATATAACATCTGATAGATCATCTCTGTGCCGGTCCCAATGTGATCTGCCATGGTGCCAATGGCCTTCATAGTCAGATACTCGATTCTCACAGCCAGCGACGCTTCCTCATCAGCCCGCTGACGCTTTACCCTCTGATCTTGCACATCTCGCTCTTCCACCTCCTTACGCTTCTTCGCTTCGACTAGTTTCCGGCGCTCCTCTTTAACCGCTAGATATTTGAGCGAATGGCCTAGCTTCTGTTGGAGAGGCGGTACAATATCCAGAGGcggcgaagagaaaaatagaacGTGGCCTTGATTGTCACAATGGAACTGGTCTCGAATATCTTCCGGGATAGTAGCATTAGCAGCATCACTCAAATGGAACACTTCGATCGGACGAGGAGCATTCGGGTTGTACACTGTCCCCGGTGGAACTTGTATGCGGTTCGTCTGATAGGGTGTATATGGTGTTGGCTGAACAGCTGCGTAAGGGTGGGAGACAGCCGGTGTCTGGTAGGAAGGATGTGGAGTCTGCTGTACAAAACCACTGGAGCGTCTCTGGATGGCGGGCTGATATGTTTGAGTAGGGGGTAACTGAGGTTGCTGATAAGTCGCTGGAGGAACTGGTACGGGCGCGTTTTGGACAGGAGGGATTGGTGCTGCGGGCGAGCGCGGTGGTGCAGGAGTGGTTCCGGCTACAGTAGTGTTGCCTTGACTATCCACACTAGGCCGCTGTGGAGTTTGACTGATCGAAGCCTGCCgagcaggagcagaaggCAAATTCTGTGGAGGCAAAGACgggggtggagaaggtgtGGGCTCAGGTGGTGGGGACTCCTAGGGAAGGTAATATCTGTTAGCCACAATAATGTCACAGGGGTATGTGAAATTGACGTTACAGGATAACAATGACTCACATTCTCATCTCGTGGTCGACGATGAACAGCGCCAACAATTGGCGGCGCGTTCTCGGCTCCCCAGGTTGGTTTTGGAAGATCATCTGTTTCCTTTGCGTCGCTCTTCAGCAGGTGTTTGATAGGGCTTGAAATCTTCTTGATCCGCCGAGGAACATCGAATAGGTCCATTTCGTAATCCTTCTCCCTCACCTCATCCGGGAGGCAGCTTGCCCAAGTCTTAATCTTGTTCAGCTTGTGCTTCTCTTCGTTATACCGAGCTTCACAGACGTATACGTCCTTATCTGGAGGGAGGCCCCTGGGTCGTCCACGATTGTAGCGAGTGAAAAACATCACAAAACAGCGATCTACCACTTCCTCGATCCGATGATCTCGGTACTGGCCAGTCTTGA is a window from the Aspergillus oryzae RIB40 DNA, chromosome 6 genome containing:
- a CDS encoding putative TBP interacting domain protein (predicted protein) translates to MSLLLFFDSLVANLEEQSSLFSAIGSICSKGLARATSKSKNRRKSIRLVNPACMRHRGRVGGRQAVYHALQKGADESTLERMVVLDDHILQLQEQLTDLKGYVKRARAELATLRATPLAFDLQKSINQLQVEKETTFAILTQARGTSAREVDEEGRTITKRVWERWQKRVNLRRKVCRDLWRRCLEMVDKDVTREELWGQAKILMGLHHLSSVPFPVYGV
- a CDS encoding putative spindle poison sensitivity protein Scp3 (predicted protein) yields the protein MQVSASRNTPSQPPPSHTPRAHNRLSGDMKNRAPLPVPSGTIQNGHSRNLSGFDMAARSPPNQSNTKHVPCKFFRQGACQAGPACPFLHSTDAAIDYAPCKYFTKGNCKFGAKCALAHILPDGRRVNRPNPGVGMGGSHLNLGGRVNPQAYVNQDSALTNSVLSQQRMNGQEPRYGPQVHSQEEYATTHSPQQPYDAIPTIDAGLASDAGSKYGSPIDDMRFPMSPNHRHLTALDAPLPASFDSQGISHAARYGPVAASMPSKFGLKLSPPAQRIGAPSDALRSLRDTAYGSDLRKPPSFMGSSPPGIPEDGPGPRFLHSQRSVKPRMLSASVPRLTALDDWDDSNFPMEEDYLPINLHDDVLTPQERLRRLSRTDYEPSSSHRDLSGLGMTGTSLSKVGSPLASSPSRFGALFAKQRQKKEEDAHGTSLPQVGSPLRESSLNFGASPSLGPIGSRQTSGDVSPFVSTPSRQQSTSMISQQLSSMSLHPGPARHSSSVGASGRLDRTVSSPVSTSRIDEEQGDLVFSMEEEENNKRNCTSWSTSKAESHDDDSTPTTCRAGAEGKFCGGKDGGGEGVGSGGGDS